In Papilio machaon chromosome W, ilPapMach1.1, whole genome shotgun sequence, a single genomic region encodes these proteins:
- the LOC106719853 gene encoding uncharacterized protein LOC106719853: MPTIYQLCAYFFVYLFIKVWSDYKNNVKSKWAKINRAAQATGGGPALQLSLTDLENRIMQIIGVQAATGMAVNEAGFGFNTSDTQVEREKSSLFSEEKNETEKEKNVISSDLKICSSTDNEQLQYTPIDVTNEDWNVPGTSQQPTAAPSPKLWKPPPKKKPKMDKTALLVKMLRENEAKARESENERVSLVLELERERIRQRDVELPLQGQLLEVMKEILKVLNKFVDDRNK, translated from the exons ATGCCTACTATATATCAACTGTGTGcttatttctttgtatatttattcatcAAGGTTTGGAgtgattacaaaaataatgtaaaaagtaaatgGGCCAAAATTAATAGGGCTGCTCAAGCTACGGGTGGTGGGCCTGCACTTCAATTATCATTAACAGATTTAGAAAATCGAATAATGCAGATAATTGGAGTTCAGGCAGCTACAGGGATGGCAGTAAATGAAGCTGGATTTGGATTCAATACTtca GACACCCAGGTAGAAAGAGAAAAAAGTAGTCTTTTTTCAgaggaaaaaaatgaaacagaaaaggaaaaaaatgtgatatcTTCGGATTTAAAGATCTGTAGCTCGACTGACAATGAGCAGTTACAATACACTCCAATTGATGTTACAAATG AAGATTGGAATGTTCCTGGGACGAGTCAGCAACCCACGGCGGCTCCTTCTCCAAAACTATGGAAGCCtccaccaaaaaaaaaaccaaaaatggACAAGACTGCATTGTTAGTGAAAATGTTACGTGAGAATGAGGCGAAAGCAAGAGAATCTGAGAATGAACGAGTTAGTTTAGTGTTAGAGCTTGAGAGAGAAAGAATACGACAGCGTGATGTAGAGCTTCCGTTGCAAGGTCAATTGTTGGAGGTAATGAAAGAGATTTTAAAAGTGTTGAATAAATTTGTGGATGACAGAAATAAATGA